Below is a genomic region from Diabrotica undecimpunctata isolate CICGRU chromosome 7, icDiaUnde3, whole genome shotgun sequence.
TTTCAATTTATTGACAACACAGTTAATCAGTTATCTCGGATATCGGttcttaaaaagtttttttatgcaCTCATAACtctaaaaatattgttttgattctaTTGTGGTCATTAGAGTTGTCATAATAAGTTACAGTTTCCACAAATATTTCCAAAATTTTGCTTGTTATAAAAAAAGACAGTAAATCCAATGCTACAATGATTTCCTTAAAATCATGCCTCAATTATATCACTTCTAATTCCGTTTCCAGTAttgctttaaaaaaaataacataaagaAGTAGTGGAGTTGGATAGTTCCTGAAATACTGTCAACGAAAACAAGAATTCTTTATTTTCCAATACTCTTATATTCCAGGAATTttcttatttatatatttttttgaaatcaCACCAACGGTATACAGCTTGATATAGCCaataagttattaaaaaatatgcataCTTTTGAACTTTATATTGCACTTTTTTGTATAACAAGGTGAGCTACTGAGCATAACAATGTATTGTAATGAAGTAACTACACTTAATGTAACATATATGTATGATGAATAATTAACAGttgatacatttttattatttacaaaaagttTTTCATAGATTTTGTATGTGTATAAAAAAAGTTGTTTTACTTTTATATTAGTCATAAACTGTATAGAACATAATACAAGCAAGAGGCGAACCCCCCAAAAAAATTACCTTGACCTAAACTCATTGGCAActtggtaatttttttttaataaaatattaaatttaattaattaaatattaaataaaacttttttaaataaaactttttcatTGGGGTAAGAGAATAtgtaaaaacacaagaaaaaaaaatttgattttataattttaataaaattttatatttaacttgCAATATCTCAGCTCcgtttaatattttgatttctaaTTTTGACAAAATATACTATTGGCATTTTCGCAAAAAACGAGTGTCTTGTAATTTTGATTACAAACAAAATGGCgattttttgaaaaaagataTGGTATTCgtcatatttttttctaatttctctattttattttgcaattaaaatgtctcactttatataattttaatttttaattccttTTGAAACTTTTTGGCATAGGTTTGTTGGGCCATTTTAATGTAAacaagaaaacttgagtacttaggacatgtgatgagagggcaaaataacgcattattacaacttattatgcaaagcaaaatccgaggaaagcgaaatgtgggaagacgaagaatatcctggcttaagaacttaagggaatggtttgaatgcagtagtgcagaactttttagagcggcagtcaacagagtctgcatagccatgatgatttccaaccttcgatagaagatggaacttaaagaagaatgtAAACAATTTCCAACCAATTGCATGTCTTGGTAATCACTTGACTAAATAAAAACTGTCTAGATGTTGATTACTTAATAAGATATCTTTTGGAGATCCTGCTATGCTATAGCTTTTGGTTGTTTATTGGTACACATCCTCTTTGTGGTTCAACAGATTTAACATTTCTTCATATATCTTCTGTTTGCTTTGACGATATTATACATTTTCAGCAAATAGTAGCAAAAAGTAAAGACCTTTCATTTGATTAATTTAGCAATTCACAAACTAGAAACCATTGAGAAAACACTGCCTATTTTGTAGTTACAAGTCATAACCAGTTTATaacaaatacattttaataaCTTACCTCTATGAGCCAAGAGCTGTGAAAGTGTAGTGTATAGTGatacaaataaaatatgaaattcaTTGATATAAGTATCCCATATTAAAGACGGTAATATTAAAAAGGTAGCACTACTGGAGAGACACACAGATTTGCAAATTGTGGTAAAGTTAATGATGTCCCTTGTTCGTAAATACGAATAAATTATTGACAGGCTATAATTTACTCCTAAATAACTTATAAAGCCTAAAATTGTATTAAGGCTCATTTCATAGAACTTTATATCATCTAGGTAAATATCAGCTTCATCAAAAGAAGTGATGTTAGATATTTCTTTATGTCTTTCTAGTGGAAATTCTTTGGTTAATATCCAAGTCATATATGTTTCCAACACTATCAGTCCTATAGGCAATTTCCAATAATTCTAAAAATAACatttattcatattaatattaaattattaaaaaatattcttattaAACTTTTTCATACCTATTTGACTTAGTTCACATATATTTAAGGACATTTACCTAATACATGTGATAAGAGGAAAAAATATGAATTATTACatgtaataaaacaagaaaaaactaAAAGGATGAAGTATTACATGAGAAATTTGTGGGAGTGATTCCAATGAAGTTCAATGGAACTATTTAGAgcattattacataaaataaaaatagttggATGATACTAAATTTCTAGTAGGGGAAGGCACATACAGAAGAATACACATATATGAATTTATCTCTATTTGGGGCAGTATGCAAAGTTCTACAGTTCTTAGGCCAGTCAATTCCAGTATGTCCATTAATGGAGACATTTACTTTGTTCATATTCCATGTTTTATTGTAGAGTAGAAGCTTATATGATAGTGATGATCACTATGATTTCAGTTTTCAGTATATTGTGATGTGATGTTGAATAGTACTTAAAGCTATACAATGATTAAGAGTGAGTTGGTATGTTGGTAAAACTAAACTATAGCGGCTTTCTGATAAATGTCAATAATAGCCTTAATGTTGTCTTGTTTATTGTACACATTGGTTC
It encodes:
- the Arv1 gene encoding protein ARV1, which produces MDVMDKRYFCINCGNEVKSLYREYSKTVLKLTECDNCKNIADKYVEYDTVIVVIDLLLLRIMAYRHILLNSEFKNYWKLPIGLIVLETYMTWILTKEFPLERHKEISNITSFDEADIYLDDIKFYEMSLNTILGFISYLGVNYSLSIIYSYLRTRDIINFTTICKSVCLSSSATFLILPSLIWDTYINEFHILFVSLYTTLSQLLAHRAVSNSEKIWSLIVIFSSHIVKMYIMNTTHSKLIT